A part of Archangium lipolyticum genomic DNA contains:
- a CDS encoding DNA/RNA non-specific endonuclease — protein MSHNPHRLGVLACIAWLLTACVAQKPSIQPGPPLGAPPPEESQDEASDYDDDFIVDKRRAQFTKFGQAEAGFTPEQERRIEANCPFGLPRALKAWEHGPTRYVIREGYVLQHSGSDKLPLWVCEGVERAQLEGNLPRPGQGAFKPDPELPKGERAELADYKGSGYSRGHMAPAGNQTVDQQRKTETFYLSNMVPQLQVHNGGIWSTLENTARQWAQDRGKAYIITGPMFYDPAEEDPNTADGFVDVYRIGANALPVPTHFFKIVVAQNASGQWEAIAFVQEHRGYDKPYDSQLPQTIQSVDWIEERAGFDFMPDLEDEQQQALEASPSPMWQ, from the coding sequence ATGTCTCACAATCCTCATCGCCTTGGCGTCCTCGCATGTATCGCATGGCTGTTGACGGCCTGTGTCGCACAGAAACCCTCGATCCAGCCGGGACCTCCCCTGGGAGCGCCACCGCCGGAGGAGAGCCAGGACGAGGCATCGGACTACGATGATGACTTCATCGTCGACAAACGCCGGGCGCAGTTCACGAAGTTCGGGCAAGCCGAAGCCGGTTTCACCCCGGAGCAGGAGCGGCGAATCGAAGCGAACTGCCCCTTCGGCCTGCCTCGGGCGCTGAAGGCCTGGGAGCACGGGCCCACGCGATACGTCATTCGTGAGGGCTACGTCCTCCAGCACAGTGGAAGCGACAAGCTTCCACTCTGGGTCTGCGAGGGGGTGGAGCGGGCCCAGCTGGAGGGAAACCTGCCGCGGCCCGGTCAGGGGGCTTTCAAGCCGGATCCGGAGCTGCCCAAGGGTGAGCGTGCGGAGCTCGCTGACTACAAGGGCTCCGGCTACAGCCGCGGGCACATGGCTCCCGCCGGCAACCAGACCGTGGACCAGCAACGCAAGACGGAGACCTTCTATCTCTCGAACATGGTCCCCCAACTTCAGGTGCACAATGGGGGGATCTGGTCCACGCTCGAGAACACGGCTCGTCAATGGGCACAGGACCGGGGCAAGGCCTACATCATCACCGGACCGATGTTCTACGACCCCGCGGAGGAGGATCCCAACACGGCGGATGGCTTCGTCGACGTGTACCGGATCGGCGCGAATGCACTGCCGGTCCCCACCCACTTCTTCAAGATCGTCGTCGCCCAGAATGCCAGCGGGCAGTGGGAGGCCATCGCCTTCGTCCAAGAGCATAGGGGCTACGACAAGCCCTATGATTCGCAGTTGCCTCAGACCATTCAATCCGTCGACTGGATCGAGGAGCGCGCGGGGTTCGATTTCATGCCCGACCTCGAGGACGAACAGCAGCAGGCGCTCGAGGCCTCCCCGTCGCCCATGTGGCAGTGA
- a CDS encoding methyl-accepting chemotaxis protein, protein MLQDVGIGKKLYLAFGSMIAVLLLVVGISYSSFEKLSEANRWDKHSYEVLQEINGTMKSLVDMETGLRGFAITGDEKFLEPLQSGKAGFTQHFARARELTTDNPRQQERLQMLREDYQRWLSHEVEPLVELRRKATSGDVPLDEVVGFVGTARGKQFMDGMREGMAQLSNEELRLLEQRSRTSNALEEAMYRTLMMGGGMGVVLAVVLALLLSRGIVLPINEAVAAMGRLAQGDLTAEVQARGRDETGQMLAGMQEMIRSLRNMTRVAESLAAGDMTVQVIPRSENDTLGRAFGSMVQKLGGMIGEVRAGAVALSSAASQVSATSQSLSQGTNSQAASVEETSATLEQIGSTITQNAENSRLTDQMATKGAQDAAESGAAVAETVQAMTAIAEKISIVEEIAYQTNLLALNAAVEAARAGEHGRGFAVVATEVRKLAERSQKAAKEIGSLASSSVKIAERSGVLLKELVPSIRKTAELVQEVSAASKEQASGLMQMNKAMEQVDQVTQRNASAAEELASTAEELSAQAQALQQLMSFFRIHGMGDGGLMLRQVQQRQAPRLPGAPATEMLARAVSTVSAESAPAPTPGAPPLRDFTRF, encoded by the coding sequence ATGCTCCAAGACGTCGGAATCGGAAAGAAGCTGTACCTCGCCTTCGGCTCGATGATCGCGGTCCTGCTGCTGGTGGTAGGCATCTCCTATTCGAGCTTCGAGAAGCTCTCGGAAGCGAACCGCTGGGACAAGCACTCCTACGAGGTACTCCAGGAGATCAACGGCACCATGAAGTCGCTCGTCGACATGGAGACGGGGCTGCGGGGGTTCGCCATCACGGGGGATGAGAAGTTCCTCGAGCCCCTGCAGTCCGGCAAGGCGGGCTTCACCCAGCACTTCGCCCGGGCCCGGGAGCTGACGACGGACAACCCCCGGCAACAAGAGCGCCTGCAGATGCTGCGCGAGGACTACCAGCGCTGGCTGTCGCATGAGGTGGAGCCCCTCGTCGAGCTGCGCCGCAAGGCCACGAGTGGCGACGTGCCGTTGGACGAGGTGGTGGGCTTCGTGGGGACCGCCCGGGGCAAGCAGTTCATGGACGGAATGCGCGAGGGGATGGCGCAGCTCTCCAACGAGGAGTTGCGGCTGCTGGAGCAGCGCTCGCGGACCTCCAACGCGCTGGAAGAGGCCATGTACCGCACCCTGATGATGGGTGGAGGGATGGGGGTGGTGCTGGCGGTGGTGCTGGCACTGCTGCTGAGCCGCGGCATCGTGCTCCCCATCAACGAGGCGGTGGCGGCGATGGGCCGGCTGGCGCAGGGAGACCTGACGGCGGAGGTGCAGGCGCGCGGCCGAGACGAGACGGGACAGATGCTGGCGGGGATGCAGGAGATGATCCGCTCGCTGCGGAACATGACGCGGGTGGCCGAGTCCCTGGCGGCCGGTGACATGACCGTGCAGGTGATACCGCGCTCGGAGAACGACACGCTGGGGCGGGCCTTCGGCTCCATGGTGCAGAAGCTGGGCGGGATGATCGGTGAGGTGCGGGCGGGGGCCGTGGCGCTGTCCTCGGCGGCCTCGCAGGTGTCGGCCACGTCGCAGTCGCTGTCGCAAGGCACGAACAGCCAGGCCGCCTCGGTGGAAGAGACGAGCGCCACGCTGGAGCAGATCGGCAGCACCATCACCCAGAACGCGGAGAACAGCCGGCTGACGGACCAGATGGCCACCAAGGGAGCCCAAGATGCCGCCGAGAGCGGCGCGGCGGTGGCGGAAACCGTGCAGGCGATGACGGCCATCGCGGAGAAGATCTCCATCGTGGAGGAGATCGCCTACCAGACGAACCTGCTGGCGCTGAACGCGGCGGTGGAGGCGGCGCGCGCGGGCGAGCATGGCAGGGGCTTCGCGGTGGTGGCCACCGAGGTGCGCAAGCTGGCCGAGCGTAGCCAGAAGGCGGCCAAGGAGATTGGTAGCCTGGCCAGCAGCAGCGTGAAGATCGCCGAGCGCTCGGGGGTGCTGCTCAAGGAACTGGTGCCATCCATCCGGAAGACGGCGGAGCTGGTGCAGGAGGTGAGCGCGGCGTCCAAGGAGCAGGCCTCGGGCCTGATGCAGATGAACAAGGCGATGGAGCAGGTGGACCAGGTGACGCAGCGCAACGCGTCCGCGGCGGAGGAGCTGGCGAGCACGGCGGAGGAGCTGAGCGCGCAGGCGCAGGCACTCCAGCAGCTCATGTCCTTCTTCCGCATCCATGGAATGGGCGACGGGGGCCTGATGCTGCGGCAGGTGCAGCAGAGACAGGCGCCACGGCTGCCCGGAGCGCCCGCCACGGAGATGCTGGCGCGCGCCGTGTCCACCGTGTCCGCCGAGTCCGCGCCTGCCCCGACGCCGGGTGCACCCCCCTTGCGCGACTTCACCCGTTTCTAG
- a CDS encoding type II toxin-antitoxin system PemK/MazF family toxin, whose translation MGTRPTRINRGDVFWMAPDDSRGPVPSYSHPHVVVQDDVFNHSRITTVVVCALTSNLHRANEPGNVLLEVGEGNLPRQSVVVVSQISSVDKARLGERIGSLSDTRVDQILAGLRFQQVSFFER comes from the coding sequence ATGGGCACACGTCCAACGAGGATCAACCGCGGTGACGTGTTCTGGATGGCGCCAGATGACTCGCGAGGGCCTGTCCCGAGCTACTCCCATCCCCACGTGGTGGTTCAGGACGACGTCTTCAATCACTCGCGCATCACGACCGTGGTCGTGTGCGCATTGACGTCGAACCTGCACCGGGCGAACGAGCCGGGGAATGTCCTGCTGGAAGTGGGAGAGGGAAACCTTCCCAGGCAGAGCGTCGTGGTCGTGTCGCAGATCTCCTCGGTCGACAAGGCCCGCTTGGGTGAACGGATCGGCTCGCTGTCCGACACGCGGGTGGATCAGATTCTGGCCGGCCTTCGATTCCAGCAGGTGTCGTTCTTCGAGCGGTAG
- a CDS encoding DUF3616 domain-containing protein, with protein sequence MLHAPLLGRVLLRFDAGKEEIHEDLSAAVFSADGGLWVASDEHHSLERFSPVNPRVFGEHRHFVMADLLGEEVHEEVDIEALDFQDGHLWFVGSHSAKRKKPKGKAMVKDLERLATVEHQPWRFLLARVPLPANASGSARPAKLMRAEGREDSGVNVLVELLRQDAHLGPFLAPASPDDPDGALAIPSKDNGLDIEGLAVHGDRVFLGLRGPVLRGYAVILQMEVEEVGNGLLAPRRTKKGHPYYKHFLDLDGLGIRELCRHGEDLLILAGPTMPVDGPIRLFRLHKGLLLSGDTLHTQAQGVLEPLFDLKNGSRDDNAEGVAVFSWFAPNDSVLVVYDTPSPQRRYGPEGVLADVFRL encoded by the coding sequence ATGCTGCATGCCCCGCTCCTCGGTCGTGTCCTGCTGCGGTTCGACGCCGGCAAGGAGGAGATTCATGAGGATCTCTCCGCGGCGGTGTTCTCCGCGGATGGCGGCCTCTGGGTGGCCTCGGACGAGCACCACTCGCTCGAGCGCTTCTCCCCGGTGAACCCGCGCGTCTTCGGCGAGCACCGGCACTTCGTCATGGCGGATCTGCTCGGGGAGGAGGTCCACGAGGAGGTGGATATCGAGGCGCTGGACTTCCAGGACGGGCACCTGTGGTTCGTGGGCTCGCACAGCGCGAAGCGGAAGAAGCCCAAGGGCAAGGCGATGGTGAAGGACCTGGAGCGCCTGGCCACCGTGGAGCACCAGCCCTGGCGCTTCCTGCTCGCCCGGGTGCCGCTGCCCGCGAATGCGTCGGGCTCGGCCCGCCCGGCGAAGCTCATGCGCGCGGAGGGCCGGGAGGACTCGGGGGTGAACGTGCTGGTGGAGCTGCTGCGCCAGGACGCCCACCTGGGGCCCTTCCTCGCGCCGGCCTCGCCGGACGATCCGGATGGGGCCCTGGCCATCCCCAGCAAGGACAATGGGCTGGACATCGAGGGGCTCGCCGTCCACGGGGACCGGGTCTTCCTCGGGCTCCGGGGCCCCGTGCTGCGGGGCTACGCCGTCATCCTGCAAATGGAGGTGGAGGAGGTGGGCAACGGCCTGCTCGCGCCCCGGCGGACGAAGAAGGGCCACCCCTATTACAAGCACTTCCTGGACCTGGATGGCCTGGGCATCCGCGAGCTGTGCCGCCACGGGGAGGATCTGCTCATCCTCGCGGGGCCCACCATGCCAGTGGATGGCCCCATCCGGTTGTTCCGGCTGCACAAGGGCCTGCTGCTCTCGGGAGACACGCTCCACACGCAGGCGCAGGGGGTGCTGGAGCCGCTCTTCGACTTGAAGAACGGGAGCAGGGACGACAACGCCGAGGGCGTGGCCGTGTTCTCCTGGTTCGCGCCGAACGACTCCGTGCTCGTCGTCTACGATACGCCCTCGCCGCAGCGCCGCTACGGGCCGGAGGGTGTGCTCGCGGACGTGTTCCGGCTCTGA
- a CDS encoding class I SAM-dependent methyltransferase: protein MTQSAASKILVRHPSVAARYQHGKTPITHLIEDYIHERVDIPGDFRDFIRERVQVAEYSFVGDHFKFLFSHFLPEVLIHSRAQDERIGKAHYDRGNDFFSWFLGPRMIYTSGFFQSPEDTLEEAQDRKMKLVCEKLQLERGERYLDIGCGWGTLVAHAARDYGVDATGITIAEKGTEYGNAQIARMGQSATARILNKDYRDIPNQTFDKISCLEMAEHVGVRKFQAFMQQVYGLLANDGLFYLQIAGLRAKKGHLGFHMEDLVWGLFMNKYIFPGADASMPLSFVVENMEKAGFEIHSVENVGIHYSLTISRWYDNWMAHREQVVKTYGEWWFRLWQVFLGWSVHIAAQGSSTCFQVVANKNLDGFNRMRWLSGVNLGERDLPLKRSA, encoded by the coding sequence ATGACGCAGTCCGCAGCGTCCAAAATCCTCGTCCGTCATCCGTCTGTCGCCGCGCGCTACCAGCACGGCAAGACCCCCATCACGCACCTGATCGAGGACTACATCCACGAACGGGTGGACATCCCTGGCGACTTCCGGGACTTCATCCGGGAGCGCGTCCAGGTCGCCGAGTACAGCTTCGTGGGTGACCACTTCAAGTTCCTGTTCTCCCACTTCCTGCCGGAGGTGCTCATCCACTCCCGCGCGCAGGACGAGCGCATTGGCAAGGCGCACTACGACCGCGGGAACGACTTCTTCAGCTGGTTCCTCGGGCCTCGGATGATCTACACCTCCGGCTTCTTCCAGTCCCCGGAGGACACGCTGGAGGAGGCGCAGGACCGGAAGATGAAACTGGTCTGCGAGAAGCTGCAGCTCGAACGCGGCGAGCGCTACCTGGACATCGGCTGTGGCTGGGGAACCCTGGTGGCCCATGCGGCCAGGGACTACGGCGTGGATGCCACCGGCATCACCATCGCGGAGAAGGGCACCGAATACGGCAACGCGCAGATTGCCCGGATGGGTCAGAGTGCCACCGCCCGCATCCTGAACAAGGACTACCGGGACATCCCGAACCAGACGTTCGACAAGATTTCCTGTCTGGAAATGGCCGAGCACGTGGGGGTGCGCAAGTTCCAGGCGTTCATGCAACAGGTGTACGGCCTGCTCGCGAATGATGGGCTCTTCTATCTGCAGATCGCCGGCCTGCGCGCGAAGAAGGGCCACCTGGGCTTCCACATGGAGGACCTGGTGTGGGGCCTGTTCATGAACAAGTACATCTTCCCCGGCGCGGACGCCTCCATGCCCCTGAGCTTCGTGGTGGAGAACATGGAGAAGGCCGGGTTCGAGATTCACAGCGTGGAGAACGTGGGCATCCACTATTCGCTCACCATCTCGCGCTGGTACGACAACTGGATGGCCCACCGCGAGCAGGTGGTGAAGACCTACGGCGAGTGGTGGTTCCGCCTGTGGCAGGTGTTCCTGGGCTGGTCCGTGCACATCGCGGCGCAGGGCAGCTCCACCTGTTTCCAGGTGGTGGCGAACAAGAACCTGGACGGATTCAACCGCATGCGGTGGCTGAGCGGCGTGAATCTGGGCGAGCGAGACCTGCCGCTCAAGCGTTCCGCGTAG
- a CDS encoding DUF2381 family protein: MTLPSPLLQVLLALSLATPSAAQTRPSVREHQERQIVIPSSPDEPVPEVRIAANTLTLFRFDATIDRASVEVEGRTTRFRVVDALEAALAEKEAALAALQSVSAGPAARNGPRGS, translated from the coding sequence CTGACACTACCATCTCCCCTACTCCAGGTCCTTCTCGCCCTGTCCCTGGCGACGCCCTCGGCGGCCCAGACCCGGCCCTCCGTCCGCGAGCACCAGGAGCGGCAAATCGTCATACCCAGCAGCCCGGACGAGCCGGTGCCCGAGGTGAGGATAGCGGCCAACACCCTCACCCTCTTCCGCTTCGACGCCACCATCGATCGGGCCTCGGTGGAAGTGGAGGGGCGGACGACGCGCTTCCGGGTGGTGGACGCCTTGGAGGCGGCGCTGGCGGAGAAGGAGGCGGCACTCGCGGCACTCCAATCCGTCTCCGCCGGCCCAGCCGCCCGAAACGGCCCGCGAGGCTCCTGA
- a CDS encoding serine hydrolase domain-containing protein, with amino-acid sequence MSLPHRMLIDLTALRRSRDRRLLLWVLACGVVACGGLRMEGPGSPPDPLDDGWAVSSLQAEGMNPERLAELERKLEAGDYPAPDSLLIARNGKLVYERYWNGFSRDKLHDLRSATKSITSMLTGIALEQKLLPGVDTPVLPLLGRYAPVKNVDERKERLALLHLLQMRTGLSCNDWQEDSPGKEERMYDSRDWVKFIVDLPMAEEPGQSSAYCTGGVVVLGALVEDAAGVPFPEFARRHLFEPLGITRSEWQEADGGRTDTGGHLHLRPRDFARLGQVMLEGGRWRGEQLVPEAWVKESTTGSHPLGDSKYGYLWWVNTFGIAGTPVDAYFARGNGGQYLFVFPSLNLVAVFTGSFYNEPESSLALELCGRFVLTSALGK; translated from the coding sequence TTGTCATTACCTCACCGGATGCTGATCGATCTGACTGCCCTGCGGAGGTCCCGTGACCGCCGCCTGCTGCTCTGGGTTCTCGCGTGCGGCGTGGTGGCCTGTGGTGGACTCCGGATGGAGGGCCCTGGCAGCCCGCCCGATCCGCTCGATGACGGGTGGGCTGTCTCCTCGCTTCAAGCCGAGGGCATGAACCCCGAGCGGCTAGCGGAGCTGGAGCGCAAGCTGGAGGCCGGCGACTACCCCGCGCCGGACTCATTGCTCATCGCCCGCAACGGCAAGCTCGTCTACGAGCGCTATTGGAACGGCTTCAGCCGCGACAAGCTGCACGACCTGCGCTCGGCCACCAAGAGCATCACCTCGATGCTCACAGGCATCGCCCTGGAGCAGAAGCTGCTGCCCGGCGTGGACACCCCCGTGCTGCCCCTGCTGGGCAGGTACGCGCCCGTGAAGAACGTGGATGAGCGCAAGGAGCGGCTGGCGCTGCTCCACCTGTTGCAGATGCGCACCGGGCTCTCGTGCAACGACTGGCAGGAGGACTCTCCCGGCAAGGAAGAGCGGATGTACGACTCGCGGGACTGGGTGAAGTTCATCGTCGATCTGCCGATGGCGGAGGAGCCCGGCCAGTCCAGCGCATACTGCACCGGGGGCGTGGTGGTGCTGGGCGCGCTGGTGGAGGATGCCGCCGGGGTGCCGTTCCCCGAGTTCGCGCGCCGCCACCTCTTCGAGCCGCTGGGTATCACCCGGAGCGAGTGGCAGGAGGCCGACGGCGGGCGCACCGACACCGGAGGCCACCTGCACCTGCGCCCCCGGGACTTCGCCAGGCTGGGCCAGGTGATGCTGGAGGGGGGCCGGTGGCGGGGTGAGCAGCTCGTCCCCGAGGCCTGGGTAAAGGAGTCCACCACCGGCAGCCACCCGCTGGGCGACTCGAAGTACGGCTACCTCTGGTGGGTCAACACGTTTGGCATCGCCGGCACGCCGGTGGATGCCTACTTCGCGCGGGGAAACGGGGGCCAGTACCTCTTCGTCTTCCCTTCGTTGAACCTGGTGGCCGTGTTCACCGGCAGCTTCTACAACGAGCCGGAGTCCTCCTTGGCCCTCGAGCTGTGCGGCCGCTTCGTGCTCACCTCCGCGCTGGGGAAGTAG